The genomic region TTACTTTAAGACAAGATCAAAATGATCCTGGTCGTGAGGAAAGCCCTAATGAATTTATCTTAGATGGAACTTATTCATTAAAACTGTCAGAGCAATTTGCACTTGCCGTAACAGGTCGCTTTTTACGTAGTGATTTAAGAATACAAGGTGTAGATAGTGACGCTAGCGCAGCAAATAGTTTTGGAGTAGATATATCTGGTTATTATCAATCAGAAGAATTAGCTCTTGCAGATTTTAATGGTCGCTGGAGAGGTGGATTTAATATCTCTAATATAGGTCCTAAAGTATCATATGATGAAGGTGGTCAAGAGAATTTCATTCCTACTAATCTTGCATTAGGTGGTGGATTTGATTTTATACTTAATGATGGTTTTAGTAAGATAGGTGTCACTGCCGAGGTGAATAAACTTCTTGTGCCTACGCCACCGATAAGAGAAGATGGAGATGAAAATAATAATGGAGTCTCTAGAGAGATTATATCAGGTCAAGATGATGATGTCACTTTTATCAACGGTATATTCCAATCCTTTGGTGATGCGCCTGGAGGATTCAGTGAAGAACTAAGAGAATTTACTTGGGCATTAAGTGCAGAGTATACTTATGATGATAGTTTTGCATTACGTGCTGGATATTTTAATGAAGCAGATGACAAAGGAGCTCGTAAATTTCTTGCTATGGGAGCTGGATTTGAATTTTCTTCTATAGGAATCGATCTATCCTATTTATTCTCAACCAGTC from Nonlabens arenilitoris harbors:
- the porV gene encoding type IX secretion system outer membrane channel protein PorV; its protein translation is MKKVFLVFIALILAVPSISNAQDNDTRVITTALPFLRIAGDARAAGLGDMGVATSPDAWSQQWNPSKYAFGLREHKFGVAYTPYLGNLVNDIAIAQLVYANRINDNSAFAGSLRYFSLGSITLRQDQNDPGREESPNEFILDGTYSLKLSEQFALAVTGRFLRSDLRIQGVDSDASAANSFGVDISGYYQSEELALADFNGRWRGGFNISNIGPKVSYDEGGQENFIPTNLALGGGFDFILNDGFSKIGVTAEVNKLLVPTPPIREDGDENNNGVSREIISGQDDDVTFINGIFQSFGDAPGGFSEELREFTWALSAEYTYDDSFALRAGYFNEADDKGARKFLAMGAGFEFSSIGIDLSYLFSTSRVRSPLEGTLRFGLTFNFGDEYTEY